Proteins encoded together in one Lutra lutra chromosome 4, mLutLut1.2, whole genome shotgun sequence window:
- the SV2A gene encoding synaptic vesicle glycoprotein 2A, which produces MEEGFRDRAAFIRGAKDIAKEVKKHAAKKVVKGLDRVQDEYSRRSYSRFEEEDDDDDFPAPADGYYRGEGAQDEEEGGASSDATEGHDEDDEIYEGEYQGIPRAESGGKGERMADGAPLARGRGGLGDGEGPPGGLGEAQRRKEREELAQQYEAILRECGHGRFQWTLYFVLGLALMADGVEVFVVGFVLPSAEKDMCLSDSNKGMLGLIVYLGMMVGAFLWGGLADRLGRRQCLLISLSVNSVFAFFSSFVQGYGTFLFCRLLSGVGIGGSIPIVFSYFSEFLAQEKRGEHLSWLCMFWMIGGVYAAAMAWAIIPHYGWSFQMGSAYQFHSWRVFVLVCAFPSVFAIGALTTQPESPRFFLENGKHDEAWMVLKQVHDTNMRAKGHPERVFSVTHIKTIHQEDELIEIQSDTGTWYQRWGVRALSLGGQVWGNFLSCFGPEYRRITLMMMGVWFTMSFSYYGLTVWFPDMIRHLQAVDYAARTKLFSGERVEHVTFNFTLENQIHRGGQYFNDKFIGLRLKSVSFEDSLFEECYFEDVTSSNTFFRNCTFINTVFYNTDLFEYKFVNSRLVNSTFLHNKEGCPLDVTGTGEGAYMVYFVSFLGTLAVLPGNIVSALLMDKIGRLRMLAGSSVMSCVSCFFLSFGNSESAMIALLCLFGGVSIASWNALDVLTVELYPSDKRTTAFGFLNALCKLAAVLGISIFTSFVGITKAAPILFASAALALGSSLALKLPETRGQVLQ; this is translated from the exons ATGGAAGAAGGCTTCAGAGACCGGGCAGCTTTCATCCGTGGGGCCAAAGACATTGCCAAGGAAGTCAAGAAGCATGCGGCCAAGAAGGTGGTGAAGGGCCTGGACAGAGTCCAGGATGAATATTCCCGTAGATCCTACTCCCGCTTTGAGGAGGAGGACGATGACGATGACTTCCCTGCCCCTGCTGATGGCTATTACCGTGGGGAAGGGGCCCAGGACGAGGAGGAAGGTGGCGCATCCAGTGATGCCACTGAGGGCCACGATGAGGATGATGAGATCTATGAGGGGGAATATCAGGGCATCCCCCGGGCAGAGTCTGGGGGTAAAGGCGAGCGGATGGCAGATGGGGCTCCCCTGGCTAGAGGGAGGGGGGGCTTGGGTGATGGGGAGGGCCCTCCTGGCGGCCTGGGGGAGGCGCAACGGCGGAAAGAACGGGAAGAACTAGCTCAGCAGTATGAAGCCATCCTCCGGGAGTGTGGCCATGGCCGCTTCCAGTGGACACTCTATTTTGTGCTTGGCCTGGCGCTGATGGCTGATGGTGTTGAAGTCTTTGTGGTGGGCTTTGTGCTGCCCAGTGCTGAAAAGGACATGTGCCTGTCAGACTCCAACAAAGGCATGCTAG GACTTATAGTCTACCTGGGCATGATGGTGGGAGCCTTCCTCTGGGGAGGTCTGGCTGATCGGCTGGGCCGGAGGCAGTGTCTGCTCATCTCGCTCTCGGTCAACAGCGTCTTCGCCTTTTTCTCATCTTTCGTCCAGGGTTATGGCACTTTCCTCTTCTGCCGCCTCCTTTCCGGGGTTGG GATTGGAGGGTCCATCCCCATTGTCTTCTCCTATTTCTCGGAGTTTCTGGCCCAGGAGAAACGTGGGGAGCATTTGAGTTGGCTCTGCATGTTTTGGATGATTGGTGGAGTGTATGCCGCTGCCATGGCCTGGGCCATCATCCCCCACTACG GGTGGAGCTTTCAGATGGGGTCCGCTTACCAGTTCCACAGCTGGAGGGTGTTTGTCCTTGTTTGCGCCTTCCCTTCCGTGTTTGCCATCGGCGCACTGACCACACAGCCGGAGAGCCCCCGCTTCTTCCTGgag AACGGGAAGCATGATGAGGCCTGGATGGTGCTGAAGCAGGTTCATGACACCAACATGCGAGCCAAGGGCCATCCTGAGCGAGTCTTCTCT GTAACCCACATTAAGACGATTCATCAGGAGGATGAGTTGATCGAAATCCAGTCAGACACAGGGACTTGGTACCAGCGCTGGGGGGTCCGGGCCCTGAGCCTGGGGGGGCAG GTTTGGGGCAATTTCCTCTCCTGTTTTGGTCCCGAATATCGACGCATCACTCTGATGATGATGGGCGTGTGGTTCACCATGTCATTCAG CTACTACGGCCTGACTGTCTGGTTTCCTGACATGATCCGCCATCTCCAGGCAGTGGACTATGCAGCCCGGACCAAGTTGTTCTCTGGGGAGCGTGTGGAGCACGTGACCTTTAATTTCACGCTGGAGAATCAGATCCACCGCGGGGGACAGTACTTCAATGACAA GTTCATCGGGCTGCGTCTGAAGTCAGTGTCCTTTGAGGATTCCTTGTTTGAGGAGTGTTATTTCGAGGATGTCACTTCGAGCAACACATTCTTCCGCAACTGCACGTTCATCAACACTGTGTTCTATAACACTG ACCTGTTTGAGTACAAGTTTGTGAACAGCCGTCTGGTGAACAGCACGTTCCTGCACAACAAGGAGGGCTGCCCACTGGACGTGACAGGGACCGGCGAAGGCGCCTACATGGTGTACTTTGTCAGCTTCTTGGGGACGCTGGCTGTGCTTCCCGGGAACATCGTGTCTGCCCTGCTTATGGACAAGATTGGCAGGCTCCGGATGCTTG CTGGCTCCAGCGTGATGTCCTGTgtctcctgcttcttcctgtcttttgGGAACAGCGAGTCAGCCATGATCGCCCTGCTCTGCCTTTTTGGGGGGGTCAGCATTGCATCCTGGAACGCGCTGGACGTGTTGACCGTTGAACTCTACCCCTCGGACAAGAG GACCACAGCTTTCGGCTTCCTGAACGCCCTCTGTAAACTGGCAGCTGTGCTGGGGATCAGCATCTTCACATCCTTTGTGGGAATCACCAAGGCTGCCCCCATCCTCTTTGCCTCGGCCGCGCTTGCCCTCGGGAGCTCTCTGGCCCTGAAGTTGCCTGAGACCCGGGGGCAGGTGCTGCAGTGA
- the BOLA1 gene encoding bolA-like protein 1, which yields MLSGQLVGRLFSMAGRVCLSRSSAGLGTIGPVEAAIRTKLEQALNPEVLELRNESGGHAVPPGSETHFRVAVVSSRFEGLSPLQRHRLVHAALSEELAGPVHALAIQARTPAQWKENPQLDMSPPCLGGNKKTRGTL from the coding sequence ATGCTGAGTGGGCAGCTGGTCGGGCGCCTGTTCTCCATGGCTGGTCGCGTCTGTTTGTCCCGGAGCAGCGCAGGATTGGGGACTATCGGTCCCGTCGAGGCAGCCATTCGCACGAAGTTGGAGCAGGCCCTGAACCCCGAAGTGCTGGAGCTGCGCAACGAGAGCGGCGGCCATGCGGTCCCACCAGGCAGCGAGACACATTTCCGCGTGGCGGTGGTGAGCTCTCGCTTTGAGGGACTGAGCCCCTTACAACGGCACCGGCTGGTCCACGCTGCCCTTTCTGAGGAGCTGGCGGGGCCAGTCCACGCACTGGCCATACAGGCGCGGACCCCGGCCCAGTGGAAGGAAAACCCTCAACTGGACATGAGCCCCCCTTGCTTGGGTGGGAACAAGAAAACTCGGGGAACCCTTTGA